In Brachypodium distachyon strain Bd21 chromosome 2, Brachypodium_distachyon_v3.0, whole genome shotgun sequence, one genomic interval encodes:
- the LOC112270807 gene encoding uncharacterized protein LOC112270807 isoform X4 has product MARSRGGRTACSAIGYCWPRWVIGEASPPCRGAAAVSSLPRNSLCVLTAARRRRRCLGCCSRHRPWSWKARRCGGTASERRPTPLPMEKRGSELACPTPEMMKDIHFEERCHIFASTLCCYVEFYLSMKYISDSLLKTEDRQTSPPKSKSTGVMIIMIWERTNSQVLVRKRTTKILEQIRLDMGAWHEEKSHLED; this is encoded by the exons ATGgcgaggagccgaggaggccgGACCGCGTGCTCCGCCATTGGTTACTGCTGGCCCCGGTGGGTTATTGGGGAGGCGTCGCCTCCATGCCGCGGCGCAGCCGCTGTCTCCTCCCTGCCGCGAAACAGCCTTTGTGTCCTCACTgcggcccgccgccgtcgccgatgcCTCGGTTGCTGCTCCCGCCATCGTCCGTGGTCGTGGAAAGCCCGCCGCTGCGGTGGCACAGCGAGCGAACGACGCCCGACGCCGTTGCCTATGGAGAAGAGAGGCTCAGAGTTGGCCTGCCCCACGCCAGAGATGATGAAGGATATACACTTCGAGG AACGGTGCCACATATTTGCTTCCACCTTATGCTGCTATGTAGAGTTTTATCTTTCAATGAAGTATATCTCTGATTCTCTCTTG aagactgaagacagaCAGACCAGCCCACCAAAGAGTAAGAGTACGGGTGTAATGATAATTATGATATGGGAAAGGACAAATTCTCAAGTTTTGGTGAGAAAGAGGACCACGAAAATT CTGGAACAAATAAGACTAGATATGGGGGCTTGGCACGAAGAAAAATCCCACTTGGAG GATTAA
- the LOC112270807 gene encoding uncharacterized protein LOC112270807 isoform X3, translating into MARSRGGRTACSAIGYCWPRWVIGEASPPCRGAAAVSSLPRNSLCVLTAARRRRRCLGCCSRHRPWSWKARRCGGTASERRPTPLPMEKRGSELACPTPEMMKDIHFEERCHIFASTLCCYVEFYLSMKYISDSLLKTEDRQTSPPKSKSTGVMIIMIWERTNSQVLVRKRTTKILEQIRLDMGAWHEEKSHLEACRRVRSAYFM; encoded by the exons ATGgcgaggagccgaggaggccgGACCGCGTGCTCCGCCATTGGTTACTGCTGGCCCCGGTGGGTTATTGGGGAGGCGTCGCCTCCATGCCGCGGCGCAGCCGCTGTCTCCTCCCTGCCGCGAAACAGCCTTTGTGTCCTCACTgcggcccgccgccgtcgccgatgcCTCGGTTGCTGCTCCCGCCATCGTCCGTGGTCGTGGAAAGCCCGCCGCTGCGGTGGCACAGCGAGCGAACGACGCCCGACGCCGTTGCCTATGGAGAAGAGAGGCTCAGAGTTGGCCTGCCCCACGCCAGAGATGATGAAGGATATACACTTCGAGG AACGGTGCCACATATTTGCTTCCACCTTATGCTGCTATGTAGAGTTTTATCTTTCAATGAAGTATATCTCTGATTCTCTCTTG aagactgaagacagaCAGACCAGCCCACCAAAGAGTAAGAGTACGGGTGTAATGATAATTATGATATGGGAAAGGACAAATTCTCAAGTTTTGGTGAGAAAGAGGACCACGAAAATT CTGGAACAAATAAGACTAGATATGGGGGCTTGGCACGAAGAAAAATCCCACTTGGAG GCCTGCCGGCGAGTAAGGTCAGCATACTTCATGTAA
- the LOC112270807 gene encoding uncharacterized protein LOC112270807 isoform X2 gives MARSRGGRTACSAIGYCWPRWVIGEASPPCRGAAAVSSLPRNSLCVLTAARRRRRCLGCCSRHRPWSWKARRCGGTASERRPTPLPMEKRGSELACPTPEMMKDIHFEERCHIFASTLCCYVEFYLSMKYISDSLLKTEDRQTSPPKSKSTGVMIIMIWERTNSQVLVRKRTTKILEQIRLDMGAWHEEKSHLEAIPFPRSIFLPNPAFSLASRFSSSLSLRQGLPASKVSILHVM, from the exons ATGgcgaggagccgaggaggccgGACCGCGTGCTCCGCCATTGGTTACTGCTGGCCCCGGTGGGTTATTGGGGAGGCGTCGCCTCCATGCCGCGGCGCAGCCGCTGTCTCCTCCCTGCCGCGAAACAGCCTTTGTGTCCTCACTgcggcccgccgccgtcgccgatgcCTCGGTTGCTGCTCCCGCCATCGTCCGTGGTCGTGGAAAGCCCGCCGCTGCGGTGGCACAGCGAGCGAACGACGCCCGACGCCGTTGCCTATGGAGAAGAGAGGCTCAGAGTTGGCCTGCCCCACGCCAGAGATGATGAAGGATATACACTTCGAGG AACGGTGCCACATATTTGCTTCCACCTTATGCTGCTATGTAGAGTTTTATCTTTCAATGAAGTATATCTCTGATTCTCTCTTG aagactgaagacagaCAGACCAGCCCACCAAAGAGTAAGAGTACGGGTGTAATGATAATTATGATATGGGAAAGGACAAATTCTCAAGTTTTGGTGAGAAAGAGGACCACGAAAATT CTGGAACAAATAAGACTAGATATGGGGGCTTGGCACGAAGAAAAATCCCACTTGGAG GCCATTCCTTTCCCCCGCTCAATTTTCCTGCCCAATCCTGCCTTCTCACTGGCGAGCAGGTTCTCTTCGTCGCTCTCGCTTCGGCAAG GCCTGCCGGCGAGTAAGGTCAGCATACTTCATGTAATGTAA
- the LOC100825197 gene encoding coatomer subunit epsilon-1-like, with product MALGSYQLVISEIDSSAATSLQTVKLLVLYLSGDKEGAISSLKEWLSDSAIGSNSVLRLIAGIYLCMSKITMRLSSTHTLEELWTYCHFEFLGCQELEIQSW from the exons ATGGCCCTCGGATCCTACCAG TTGGTGATCAGCGAGATCgactcgtcggcggcgacgtcaCTGCAGACCGTGAAGCTTCTCGTGCTGTACCTCTCCGGTGACAAG GAGGGTGCAATCTCCAGTCTCAAGGAATGGCTGAGCGATTCAGCTATAGGAAGCAATTCTGTTCTGCGATTGATTGCTGGAATCTATTTATGCATGAGCAAGATTACAATGAGGCTCTCAAGCACGCACACACTGGAGGAACTCTGGACCT ATTGCCATTTTGAATTCCTTGGATGCCAAGAGTTAGAAATCCAGAGTTGGTAG
- the LOC112270807 gene encoding uncharacterized protein LOC112270807 isoform X1, whose protein sequence is MARSRGGRTACSAIGYCWPRWVIGEASPPCRGAAAVSSLPRNSLCVLTAARRRRRCLGCCSRHRPWSWKARRCGGTASERRPTPLPMEKRGSELACPTPEMMKDIHFEERCHIFASTLCCYVEFYLSMKYISDSLLKTEDRQTSPPKSKSTGVMIIMIWERTNSQVLVRKRTTKILEQIRLDMGAWHEEKSHLEAIPFPRSIFLPNPAFSLASRFSSSLSLRQGLMNIAHCSLGRLN, encoded by the exons ATGgcgaggagccgaggaggccgGACCGCGTGCTCCGCCATTGGTTACTGCTGGCCCCGGTGGGTTATTGGGGAGGCGTCGCCTCCATGCCGCGGCGCAGCCGCTGTCTCCTCCCTGCCGCGAAACAGCCTTTGTGTCCTCACTgcggcccgccgccgtcgccgatgcCTCGGTTGCTGCTCCCGCCATCGTCCGTGGTCGTGGAAAGCCCGCCGCTGCGGTGGCACAGCGAGCGAACGACGCCCGACGCCGTTGCCTATGGAGAAGAGAGGCTCAGAGTTGGCCTGCCCCACGCCAGAGATGATGAAGGATATACACTTCGAGG AACGGTGCCACATATTTGCTTCCACCTTATGCTGCTATGTAGAGTTTTATCTTTCAATGAAGTATATCTCTGATTCTCTCTTG aagactgaagacagaCAGACCAGCCCACCAAAGAGTAAGAGTACGGGTGTAATGATAATTATGATATGGGAAAGGACAAATTCTCAAGTTTTGGTGAGAAAGAGGACCACGAAAATT CTGGAACAAATAAGACTAGATATGGGGGCTTGGCACGAAGAAAAATCCCACTTGGAG GCCATTCCTTTCCCCCGCTCAATTTTCCTGCCCAATCCTGCCTTCTCACTGGCGAGCAGGTTCTCTTCGTCGCTCTCGCTTCGGCAAG GATTAATGAATATTGCTCACTGCTCATTAGGCCGGCTTAATTAG